A region from the Acomys russatus chromosome 24, mAcoRus1.1, whole genome shotgun sequence genome encodes:
- the B3galt1 gene encoding beta-1,3-galactosyltransferase 1, whose amino-acid sequence MASKVSCLYVLTVVCWASALWYLSITRPTSSYTGSKPFSHLTVARKNFTFGNIRTRPINPHSFEFLINEPNKCEKNIPFLVILISTTHKEFDARQAIRETWGDENNFKGIKIATLFLLGKNADPVLNQMVEQESQIFHDIIVEDFVDSYHNLTLKTLMGMRWVATFCSKAKYVMKTDSDIFVNMDNLIYKLLKPSTKPRRRYFTGYVINGGPIRDVRSKWYMPRDLYPDSNYPPFCSGTGYIFSADVAELIYKTSLHTRLLHLEDVYVGLCLRKLGIHPFQNSGFNHWKMAYSLCRYRRVITVHQISPEEMHRIWNDMSSKKHLRC is encoded by the coding sequence ATGGCTTCAAAGGTCTCCTGCCTGTATGTATTGACCGTTGTGTGCTGGGCCAGCGCTCTCTGGTATTTGAGCATAACACGACCTACTTCATCCTATACTGGCTCAAAGCCATTCAGTCACCTAACAGTTGCCAGGAAAAACTTCACCTTTGGCAACATAAGAACTCGACCTATAAACCCACATTCTTTTGAGTTTCTTATAAACGAGCCCAACAAATGTGAGAAGAACATTCCTTTCCTAGTGATCCTCATTAGCACCACACACAAGGAATTTGATGCCCGCCAGGCGATCCGGGAGACATGGGGGGATGAGAACAACTTTAAAGGGATCAAGATAGCCACACTTTTCCTCCTGGGCAAAAATGCTGATCCTGTTCTGAACCAGATGGTGGAGCAAGAGAGCCAGATCTTCCACGACATCATAGTAGAGGACTTCGTTGATTCCTACCACAACCTCACCCTCAAAACCTTAATGGGGATGAGATGGGTCGCCACTTTCTGTTCCAAAGCCAAGTACGTCATGAAAACAGACAGCGACATTTTTGTCAACATGGACAACCTTATTTATAAACTTCTGAAACCCTCTACCAAGCCAAGAAGAAGGTATTTTACCGGTTATGTCATCAATGGTGGGCCGATCCGGGATGTCCGCAGTAAGTGGTATATGCCTAGGGATTTGTACCCGGACAGCAACTACCCTCCATTCTGTTCAGGGACTGGCTATATCTTTTCCGCTGATGTGGCTGAACTCATTTACAAGACCTCGCTCCATACTAGGCTGCTTCATCTTGAAGATGTGTATGTGGGCCTGTGTCTTCGTAAGCTGGGCATACACCCTTTCCAGAATAGTGGCTTCAATCACTGGAAAATGGCCTATAGTTTGTGTAGGTACCGCCGTGTCATCACCGTCCATCAGATCTCTCCAGAGGAAATGCACAGAATCTGGAATGACATGTCAAGCAAGAAGCATCTCCGGTGTTAG